One Synergistaceae bacterium DNA window includes the following coding sequences:
- a CDS encoding flavodoxin family protein, translating to MKVLLINGSPNEKGCTFTALSEVAATLNKNGVETEIFWIGKKAVQGCIACFKCQQLGHCVFSDGVRELADRLDEFDGLVVGSPVYYAGPAGSLCAFLDRLFFSGGDRLEGKPAACVVSCRRAGATAAFDRLNKYFTIRNMPVVSSQYWNQVHGFTPEDVRQDLEGMQTMRTLGENMAYMLKCFEAGRKAGVPEPVHEEIVYTNFIR from the coding sequence ATGAAGGTTTTGCTGATTAATGGCAGTCCCAACGAAAAGGGGTGTACGTTCACAGCCCTTAGTGAAGTTGCGGCGACTCTCAACAAGAACGGAGTAGAGACGGAGATTTTCTGGATCGGCAAAAAGGCCGTGCAGGGGTGTATTGCGTGCTTCAAGTGCCAGCAGCTCGGGCATTGCGTGTTCAGCGACGGAGTGAGGGAACTTGCGGACAGGCTCGATGAGTTTGACGGGCTGGTAGTGGGTTCGCCGGTGTACTATGCCGGGCCTGCAGGGAGTCTGTGCGCGTTTCTGGACAGGCTGTTCTTCTCGGGAGGCGACAGGCTCGAGGGCAAACCTGCGGCGTGTGTTGTGTCATGCCGGAGAGCAGGTGCAACTGCGGCGTTCGACAGGCTCAACAAGTACTTCACGATAAGGAACATGCCGGTAGTGTCGTCGCAGTACTGGAATCAGGTTCACGGTTTCACGCCGGAAGATGTGAGGCAGGACCTTGAGGGTATGCAGACGATGAGGACGCTAGGCGAGAACATGGCGTACATGCTGAAGTGTTTTGAGGCGGGGCGGAAGGCAGGAGTTCCTGAGCCGGTGCACGAGGAGATAGTGTACACGAACTTCATACGGTGA
- a CDS encoding tripartite tricarboxylate transporter permease: MEALSQLGAAALRVCEPTSLLLMIAGVAVGIIFGSIPGLSASMAVALFLPLTFSMSSSLGMNVLVAVYIGGISGGLISAILLNMPGTASSIATTFDGYPMAQKGEAMRALGVGIVFSFLGSIFSFVILTFFAPWLADVALKFSFPDNFGICFFALTMVAILSSGNMVKGLLAGMLGLVFALVGLAPIDGTARFTFGIPEMRGGFNTLTTLIGIFAVADILVSAETIGGGVKTIPVRKVRGFGFSFGELFKWMPGAIRAALIGTGIGILPGIGGSTSGMLAYVTAKNMSKHPETFGQGDPEGIVATECANNATIGGALIPLLVLGIPGDGVTAMMLGGFLIHGLSAGPLLFVKNSDVVYGIFAACMICALIMLIVEWTCIKAFVQVLKVPKHILLPLILVLCAVGAYATNNRVFDVQSIVVFGVIGYLYHKFKLPTTPFVLCFLIGRMTEEYLRRGLQRYKTFGAFFQRPIFCVFFGIAIAVLLWSVWKEIKASRQKEAVIHIDGK; this comes from the coding sequence ATGGAAGCGTTATCACAGTTAGGAGCCGCCGCGTTACGGGTCTGCGAGCCCACATCATTGCTGCTCATGATTGCCGGCGTTGCTGTCGGAATAATCTTCGGGTCAATTCCCGGCCTCTCTGCCTCAATGGCCGTCGCTCTCTTCCTTCCCTTAACGTTCTCGATGAGTTCTTCGCTCGGAATGAACGTCCTAGTCGCGGTGTACATCGGCGGAATTTCGGGCGGTCTCATCTCCGCAATCCTCCTCAACATGCCCGGGACTGCCTCGTCAATCGCAACGACATTCGACGGCTACCCTATGGCACAGAAGGGCGAAGCTATGCGCGCGCTGGGCGTGGGAATAGTGTTCTCGTTCTTGGGGTCAATCTTCTCGTTCGTGATTCTCACGTTCTTTGCGCCGTGGCTGGCTGACGTTGCGCTGAAGTTCTCCTTCCCCGACAACTTCGGAATCTGCTTCTTCGCGCTTACGATGGTCGCTATCCTCTCGTCCGGCAACATGGTCAAGGGGCTCTTGGCCGGAATGCTCGGGCTGGTGTTCGCGCTTGTGGGGCTTGCTCCGATTGACGGGACGGCACGCTTCACGTTCGGTATCCCAGAGATGCGCGGAGGATTCAACACCCTCACGACGTTAATCGGAATCTTCGCGGTTGCGGACATTCTCGTGAGTGCTGAAACTATCGGCGGAGGTGTGAAGACTATCCCCGTCAGGAAGGTGCGCGGTTTCGGGTTCAGCTTCGGTGAACTCTTCAAGTGGATGCCCGGCGCAATCCGTGCGGCACTCATCGGGACAGGCATCGGAATCCTTCCCGGCATCGGCGGTTCAACGTCAGGAATGCTCGCGTACGTTACGGCCAAGAACATGAGCAAGCACCCGGAGACTTTCGGGCAGGGAGACCCTGAAGGCATCGTAGCTACAGAGTGCGCCAACAATGCCACAATCGGCGGAGCATTAATCCCGCTTCTGGTTCTGGGCATTCCCGGCGACGGAGTTACGGCAATGATGCTGGGCGGCTTCCTCATTCACGGACTTAGTGCCGGACCGCTGCTCTTCGTCAAGAACTCTGACGTTGTGTACGGAATCTTTGCGGCCTGCATGATCTGCGCGCTCATAATGCTAATCGTCGAGTGGACGTGCATCAAGGCATTCGTTCAGGTGCTCAAGGTGCCGAAGCATATTCTTCTGCCGCTGATTCTGGTGCTGTGCGCCGTCGGAGCTTACGCAACGAACAACAGAGTGTTTGACGTTCAGTCTATCGTGGTGTTCGGAGTGATAGGGTATCTGTACCACAAATTCAAGCTGCCTACTACGCCGTTCGTTCTGTGCTTCCTGATTGGCAGAATGACGGAAGAGTACCTGCGCAGAGGGCTTCAGCGGTATAAGACGTTCGGAGCATTCTTCCAGCGTCCTATCTTCTGCGTGTTCTTCGGTATAGCGATAGCAGTTCTCCTGTGGTCGGTCTGGAAGGAGATTAAGGCCTCCCGCCAGAAGGAAGCAGTAATTCACATCGACGGGAAGTAA
- a CDS encoding DUF488 domain-containing protein: MTLYTIGFTKKSAEQFFELLRCCKIQVVVDVRLKNTSSLNVFTIKRDLPYFLEKICTCTYEHCANYAPTKELLTSWRKKLITWEEYEEQYKALMLEREAVRDFVVRFDGIYDCMCLLCSESTPEHCHRRLFAEMIAEQLPDTEIIHL; this comes from the coding sequence ATGACCCTCTACACAATAGGCTTCACCAAGAAATCAGCAGAACAGTTTTTTGAGCTTTTGAGATGCTGCAAAATTCAGGTGGTGGTAGATGTTCGCCTGAAGAACACATCCAGCTTAAACGTTTTCACGATAAAGAGAGACCTTCCCTATTTTCTGGAGAAGATATGTACATGCACATACGAGCACTGTGCTAACTATGCACCTACGAAGGAACTCCTCACCTCTTGGAGGAAGAAGCTCATAACATGGGAGGAGTACGAGGAGCAGTACAAAGCCCTGATGCTCGAGCGTGAGGCTGTGAGGGACTTCGTCGTGAGGTTCGACGGCATCTACGATTGTATGTGCCTGCTATGCTCCGAATCTACACCTGAACACTGCCACCGAAGACTTTTCGCCGAGATGATTGCCGAGCAGCTGCCCGATACGGAGATAATCCACCTGTGA
- the aroD gene encoding type I 3-dehydroquinate dehydratase encodes MKTVKIRNVELGAGVPKTIVPIVAKTKAAILEKAAEIKTLPVDLVEWRADFYEDLFSTPVMLDTLKALRSALGDTPLLFTIRTKPEGGEVAPSFEDYAKANLAAAKSGDADLIDVEMFWGNTDWNGKVSEVSAKLVEELHAAKCLVVGSRHNFSATPSASEMVATLRNQQAAGADLPKAAVMPVTKGDVLAVLDASYEFASKYADRPFLTISMGPKGMMSRVACELSGSCMTFGAAGQASAPGQIQVGDLKDMLELIHKSSEA; translated from the coding sequence ATGAAGACTGTCAAGATTCGTAATGTTGAGCTCGGGGCAGGAGTCCCGAAAACTATCGTCCCCATAGTCGCGAAGACTAAGGCAGCAATTCTGGAGAAGGCCGCAGAGATCAAGACGCTGCCCGTTGACCTTGTCGAGTGGAGAGCAGACTTCTATGAAGACCTCTTCAGCACACCCGTAATGCTGGATACGCTTAAGGCTCTGCGTTCGGCACTGGGAGATACTCCCCTGCTCTTCACGATTCGCACGAAGCCCGAAGGCGGAGAAGTTGCCCCGTCGTTCGAAGACTACGCGAAGGCAAATCTTGCCGCCGCAAAGTCAGGAGATGCGGACCTCATTGATGTCGAGATGTTCTGGGGAAATACCGACTGGAACGGCAAAGTCTCCGAAGTCTCCGCAAAACTCGTTGAGGAGCTTCACGCGGCCAAGTGTCTGGTTGTAGGTTCAAGGCACAACTTCTCTGCCACGCCTTCAGCCTCAGAGATGGTTGCGACTCTCAGAAACCAGCAGGCTGCCGGAGCAGACCTCCCCAAAGCCGCAGTTATGCCCGTAACTAAGGGAGACGTTCTCGCGGTACTTGATGCCTCGTATGAGTTCGCCAGCAAGTACGCAGACCGCCCCTTCCTCACAATCTCGATGGGGCCGAAGGGAATGATGAGCCGTGTCGCGTGCGAGCTGTCGGGTTCGTGCATGACGTTCGGAGCAGCAGGACAGGCCAGCGCACCTGGACAGATTCAGGTAGGCGACCTCAAGGACATGCTCGAACTCATCCACAAGTCCAGCGAGGCATAA
- a CDS encoding tripartite tricarboxylate transporter substrate binding protein, whose translation MKKVLLALVVVLAVVSCAFAEWKPTTTVSIIVPAGAGGNTDLSARVFAQYAKELSGCDFIVVNANGAAGSIAADQVRAAAPDGHTFLYGHNLVNVANVAGITDYNYTAFTLGPTFAKDPAQQFYVNPKKYKNLQEFIDAAKKAPGELVACTEVGAYTYYEILKFQDLAGIQLDLVDYGSNSDKIVGMLSGQVDMMPGAYINCKDYLESGQFIALGVPSAERYELIKDIPTFREQGIDLVYPDCDFSFYFPKGTPEEIIAWYENIVKEMHSKPECLEAIRKVEMMPYYLSAADSEKHDAEYFATFKAIADQFAE comes from the coding sequence ATGAAGAAAGTATTATTAGCGTTAGTAGTTGTGCTCGCGGTAGTATCGTGTGCATTCGCGGAGTGGAAGCCCACAACCACAGTATCAATCATCGTCCCTGCCGGAGCAGGCGGGAACACAGACCTCAGCGCGCGCGTGTTCGCACAGTACGCTAAGGAGCTTTCCGGGTGCGACTTCATCGTCGTGAACGCCAACGGTGCCGCAGGTTCAATCGCGGCCGACCAGGTCAGGGCAGCTGCGCCGGACGGACATACGTTCCTGTACGGGCACAACCTCGTGAACGTCGCCAACGTTGCCGGAATCACGGACTACAACTACACGGCATTCACGCTCGGGCCGACTTTCGCGAAAGACCCCGCCCAGCAGTTCTACGTGAACCCCAAGAAGTACAAGAACCTTCAGGAGTTCATCGACGCGGCCAAGAAAGCACCCGGCGAACTTGTTGCGTGCACTGAAGTCGGAGCATACACGTACTACGAGATTCTGAAGTTCCAGGACTTGGCCGGGATTCAGCTTGACCTTGTGGACTACGGCTCGAACTCTGACAAGATTGTAGGAATGCTCTCAGGTCAGGTAGACATGATGCCCGGCGCGTACATCAACTGCAAGGACTATCTTGAGAGCGGGCAGTTCATCGCACTCGGAGTTCCCAGCGCAGAGAGATACGAGCTCATCAAGGACATCCCTACGTTCCGCGAGCAGGGAATCGACCTCGTTTACCCTGACTGCGATTTCTCGTTCTACTTCCCGAAGGGCACGCCCGAAGAGATAATCGCGTGGTACGAGAACATCGTCAAGGAAATGCACAGCAAGCCGGAATGCCTCGAGGCAATCAGGAAGGTAGAGATGATGCCCTACTACCTGAGCGCGGCGGACAGCGAGAAGCACGACGCGGAGTACTTTGCGACGTTCAAGGCAATAGCTGACCAGTTCGCGGAGTAA
- a CDS encoding LysR family transcriptional regulator: MTLQQLRYFCTIAMELNFHKAADIHHITQPSLSNAITKLEEELGFYLFERKGRHVELTKYGRYYSEQISPVLEHLEFITDKAKRLADSKTGHIDLAYNVPFGRKLVPQMARGFLDEPENSECTFHFHQNSSPLIMEGLKSGRYDVGICTSEPVLPEINYIPLKKQELVAIVPKTHELAERGSVTLAELLQYPYVDYADYVGLKPTIHRILEDEGLTPKVAAKAPDEESIAGLVSEGFGVSFVASVYSLRDFDVAILKVERADCFRIIYMTHMKNMYLTPAVTRFIRYGVEAELRKIRALQH, from the coding sequence ATGACGCTTCAGCAGCTCCGTTACTTCTGCACTATAGCAATGGAGCTTAACTTTCACAAGGCGGCGGACATTCACCACATAACACAGCCTTCTTTGAGCAATGCCATCACGAAACTTGAGGAGGAGCTGGGGTTCTACCTGTTCGAACGCAAGGGAAGGCACGTAGAGCTGACGAAATACGGCAGATATTATTCAGAGCAGATAAGCCCTGTTCTCGAGCATCTGGAATTTATCACGGACAAGGCAAAGAGGCTCGCGGACAGCAAGACTGGACATATTGACCTCGCGTACAACGTACCTTTTGGGAGAAAGTTAGTGCCGCAGATGGCGAGGGGGTTTCTTGATGAGCCGGAGAACAGTGAATGCACGTTCCATTTTCACCAGAACTCTTCACCGCTGATTATGGAAGGCTTGAAGTCCGGGCGTTATGATGTGGGCATCTGCACGAGCGAGCCGGTGCTCCCTGAGATTAACTATATCCCGCTGAAGAAGCAGGAACTTGTTGCGATAGTCCCGAAGACTCACGAGCTGGCAGAACGCGGAAGCGTAACCCTTGCCGAGCTTCTGCAGTATCCGTACGTTGATTACGCTGACTACGTGGGACTGAAGCCGACGATCCACAGGATACTTGAGGACGAAGGTCTGACACCGAAGGTTGCAGCCAAAGCTCCAGACGAAGAGAGCATAGCAGGTCTTGTGTCCGAAGGGTTCGGGGTGTCGTTTGTTGCGTCTGTGTACTCGCTGAGGGATTTTGACGTAGCAATACTGAAGGTTGAACGGGCTGACTGCTTCAGGATAATCTACATGACCCACATGAAGAACATGTACCTTACTCCGGCAGTTACGAGGTTCATACGCTACGGGGTTGAAGCTGAGCTGAGGAAGATACGTGCCCTCCAGCATTAA
- a CDS encoding zf-TFIIB domain-containing protein yields MNEVKMCPVCNVPLEAKKKGYAMGSSLSHSRMHADLYVCPSCRGIYMYESESDNMVKCPVCGNMHHVGEKCLYCELNKIPGANAAS; encoded by the coding sequence ATGAATGAAGTGAAGATGTGCCCCGTGTGCAATGTTCCTCTTGAGGCGAAGAAGAAGGGTTACGCAATGGGAAGCTCATTGTCGCACAGCAGGATGCACGCAGATCTGTACGTGTGCCCCTCGTGCAGGGGAATATACATGTACGAAAGCGAGAGCGATAACATGGTGAAGTGTCCTGTTTGCGGTAACATGCACCATGTCGGCGAAAAGTGCCTGTACTGCGAGCTGAACAAGATTCCCGGAGCAAACGCAGCAAGCTAG
- the gudD gene encoding glucarate dehydratase (catalyzes the formation of 5-keto-4-deoxy-D-glucarate from glucarate) — translation MSTYGTTPTVTSMKVVPVAGYDSMLMTLSGAHAPFFTRNIVILEDSAGHQGIGEIHGGDYTCEALRACEGLVVGQPVGKYRSILDSIHKHTKRAKEDDGEGIQTLDISKLKFVVKAEWAIECALLDLLGQALGLQMCDLLGDGKQRDKVETLGYLFYVSDKDKAKALPYLDESSSSDAWFRMRRTEMLTPDAIVSQAQCLHEKYGFRNFKLKGGVLAGTEEMKAVVALKKAFPAGRINIDPNGAWSLAEAIALCRPLEDVLTYIEDPCGPEAGYSSREIMAEFKNAVHLPVATNMIATDWRQFYHSAALKAVDIVLADPHFWGFGGSIRIAQLLNDWGLTWGSHSNNHFDITLAAFAQVGAAAPGHPTALDTHWIWQDGQNLLEDTPRIVDGYLEVPEKPGLGVTLNMARLEEANTLYNKLPSHDRNDAEAMQYLIPNWKFDSKKPCLVR, via the coding sequence ATGAGCACATACGGAACAACACCAACTGTAACAAGCATGAAGGTCGTCCCCGTAGCGGGGTATGACTCGATGTTAATGACCCTGAGCGGGGCACATGCACCGTTCTTCACGCGCAACATCGTGATTCTCGAGGACAGCGCAGGCCATCAGGGTATCGGAGAGATTCACGGCGGGGATTACACCTGCGAGGCACTCAGAGCGTGCGAAGGCCTTGTTGTAGGTCAGCCGGTCGGGAAGTACAGGAGCATTCTCGACAGCATACACAAGCACACCAAGCGCGCGAAGGAGGACGACGGCGAGGGCATCCAGACGCTGGACATCTCGAAGCTGAAATTTGTCGTGAAAGCTGAATGGGCGATAGAGTGCGCTCTGCTGGACTTGCTGGGTCAGGCTCTGGGCTTGCAGATGTGCGACCTTCTCGGCGACGGCAAACAGCGCGACAAGGTCGAGACGCTGGGCTACCTGTTCTACGTCAGCGACAAGGATAAGGCAAAAGCTCTTCCGTACCTCGACGAATCATCAAGCTCTGATGCGTGGTTCAGGATGCGCCGTACCGAGATGCTCACGCCGGACGCTATAGTCTCGCAGGCTCAGTGTCTTCACGAGAAATACGGTTTCAGGAACTTCAAGCTGAAAGGCGGTGTCTTGGCCGGAACTGAGGAGATGAAGGCAGTTGTTGCGCTGAAGAAGGCATTTCCCGCCGGACGCATAAACATTGACCCTAACGGTGCGTGGAGTCTTGCTGAAGCAATCGCGCTGTGCAGGCCGCTCGAGGATGTCTTGACGTACATTGAGGATCCGTGCGGGCCGGAAGCAGGGTATTCGAGCCGTGAGATTATGGCGGAGTTCAAGAACGCTGTTCACCTTCCCGTAGCTACGAACATGATTGCGACGGACTGGCGGCAATTCTACCACTCGGCGGCGTTGAAGGCGGTGGACATTGTGCTCGCTGACCCGCACTTCTGGGGCTTCGGCGGCTCAATCAGAATCGCACAGCTCCTCAACGACTGGGGGCTGACGTGGGGAAGCCACAGCAACAACCATTTCGACATCACGCTTGCGGCTTTCGCACAGGTCGGTGCGGCTGCTCCGGGACATCCGACAGCACTAGACACGCACTGGATCTGGCAGGACGGGCAGAACCTGCTCGAGGACACTCCGCGAATCGTTGACGGGTATCTTGAAGTTCCAGAGAAGCCGGGACTCGGAGTTACGCTGAACATGGCACGGCTTGAGGAAGCAAACACTCTGTACAACAAGCTGCCATCACACGACAGGAACGATGCAGAGGCGATGCAGTACCTCATTCCGAACTGGAAATTTGACAGCAAGAAGCCCTGCCTCGTGAGGTAA
- a CDS encoding tripartite tricarboxylate transporter TctB family protein yields the protein MFFRKYGDVIVGIFYTALGAAVIYLAKQLPKSRVMKIGPDFMPTVIGTLIVILSLMLLFTALKNFKANAAKAASMPADTSDYKRVLASLVLVVIYVNILAPVGFIISTLCYLFLQIFVLSPDDKRKSKDIIMYAVIDIVFVFVVFYLFRYGFKIVLPAGIFTL from the coding sequence TTGTTCTTCAGGAAATACGGTGATGTTATCGTCGGCATCTTCTACACTGCTCTCGGTGCCGCAGTAATATACCTCGCCAAACAGCTCCCAAAGTCCCGCGTCATGAAAATCGGCCCGGACTTCATGCCTACGGTCATCGGTACACTCATCGTCATTCTCTCGCTGATGCTCCTCTTCACCGCGCTAAAGAACTTCAAGGCCAATGCCGCCAAAGCCGCATCAATGCCCGCAGATACCTCCGACTACAAGAGAGTTCTCGCCTCTCTCGTGCTCGTGGTCATCTACGTCAACATCCTTGCTCCCGTCGGCTTCATCATTTCGACGCTGTGCTATCTGTTCCTGCAGATTTTCGTCCTCTCCCCCGACGACAAGCGCAAGAGTAAGGACATCATCATGTATGCGGTCATTGACATCGTCTTTGTGTTCGTGGTGTTCTACCTGTTCAGGTACGGCTTCAAAATCGTACTGCCCGCAGGAATTTTCACGCTCTAG
- a CDS encoding dihydrodipicolinate synthase family protein, protein MFKPHGIVIPVVTPFDESGKFLEDEYKRLLQYFIDNGIHGVFPFGTSGEFYAFDNGFYRHVLEVTCEYARGKMDIYAGANHITPKGAIELAKIAEEVKVDALSVLTPMFVSQTQAELEIYYRKIADATSLPIVIYNNKPKTNVTVAPETIQKLAKVKNIIAVKDSTGDMTNSEEYIRLTRDNPEFCVLMGRDTLIYAALWYGAAGAITSCGNAAPRIAVDIYENFINKNYEAALEAQFKLSEFRIATNMGSFPVAIKEALNMLGFNVGKCAEPIQPLTPEQHAKLEVVLKNIGLLK, encoded by the coding sequence ATGTTCAAGCCTCACGGTATAGTTATCCCTGTCGTAACTCCTTTTGACGAGAGCGGCAAGTTCTTGGAGGACGAGTACAAGAGACTCCTTCAGTACTTCATCGACAACGGCATTCACGGAGTGTTCCCGTTCGGCACAAGCGGAGAGTTCTACGCGTTCGACAACGGCTTCTACCGCCACGTCCTCGAGGTTACGTGCGAATACGCGCGCGGAAAGATGGACATTTACGCTGGAGCGAACCACATCACGCCTAAGGGAGCAATTGAGCTGGCCAAGATAGCCGAAGAAGTGAAGGTTGATGCTCTGAGCGTCTTAACGCCGATGTTCGTGAGCCAGACACAGGCCGAGCTTGAGATCTACTACCGCAAGATAGCCGACGCAACGAGCCTTCCCATCGTCATCTACAACAACAAGCCCAAGACGAACGTAACGGTTGCCCCCGAGACGATCCAGAAGCTGGCGAAGGTGAAGAACATCATTGCGGTGAAGGACTCTACCGGCGACATGACGAACAGCGAGGAGTACATCAGGCTTACGCGGGACAACCCGGAGTTCTGCGTACTGATGGGCAGGGACACGCTGATTTACGCGGCCCTGTGGTACGGTGCGGCGGGAGCAATAACTTCGTGCGGTAATGCTGCTCCGAGAATCGCCGTAGACATCTACGAGAACTTCATCAACAAGAACTACGAGGCGGCACTTGAGGCACAGTTCAAGCTGAGCGAGTTCAGGATTGCGACGAACATGGGTAGCTTCCCTGTGGCCATCAAGGAAGCACTGAACATGTTAGGCTTCAACGTCGGGAAGTGTGCGGAGCCTATCCAGCCTCTTACGCCGGAACAGCACGCGAAGCTAGAGGTTGTGCTGAAGAATATCGGCCTGCTGAAGTAG
- a CDS encoding TRAP transporter large permease, giving the protein MLVTVFIVLFFLMLALGLPIFFSMVLSSALPLFPDLISFVQFAGWSVAKTMNATGVPIVLFIIAGQVMSSGKLTEKIYDVFNYFLGAKTGFMPIVCILTAMFYSSISGSATAVTAAVGGMCLPLLIEMGYDNAFCTSILMCSGVLGFLIPPSTPLTVVIGLADLDLTTGYYGGAVLGVAIGLMLIVYAYLYCLINGNGNPEVIMSHHNKIRAMGFGKVFSDGIWALLSPLIILGGIFSGLFTVAQAAVVSVVYGAIVSVMIYKTLTWKQCIDTIKEGLEVAVPLLVVLFAANILSSCLEALNAATVIAGLIEKSGAGAQLVTFMIMMALFVLGMFMDSGTACYMLVPIVLPVAFKLGVEPYHLLVGMVGIQSIGLVTPPVGLALFTMLPISKLSVGEISRKLWVPLILFILMCFAFTMFPALTAWIS; this is encoded by the coding sequence ATGCTCGTAACTGTATTTATCGTCCTGTTCTTCCTGATGCTTGCTCTCGGCCTGCCGATATTCTTCAGCATGGTGCTTTCTTCAGCACTGCCTCTGTTCCCTGACCTGATTTCTTTCGTGCAGTTCGCGGGCTGGTCTGTGGCCAAGACTATGAACGCTACGGGAGTCCCTATTGTGCTGTTCATCATTGCGGGGCAGGTAATGTCCAGCGGGAAGCTCACCGAGAAAATCTACGACGTGTTCAATTACTTCTTGGGAGCAAAGACGGGGTTCATGCCGATAGTGTGTATCTTAACCGCAATGTTCTACAGCTCTATTTCGGGCAGTGCTACGGCTGTTACTGCGGCAGTCGGCGGAATGTGCCTCCCTCTGCTAATCGAGATGGGCTACGATAACGCTTTCTGCACGTCTATCCTGATGTGTTCGGGAGTCTTGGGCTTCCTGATTCCTCCGAGCACGCCTCTGACTGTCGTTATAGGCCTCGCAGATTTGGATCTCACTACTGGATATTATGGCGGAGCGGTTCTCGGAGTAGCAATCGGTCTCATGCTGATAGTCTACGCGTACCTGTACTGCCTGATCAACGGCAACGGAAATCCCGAAGTCATTATGTCGCACCACAATAAGATCCGTGCTATGGGCTTCGGAAAAGTCTTTTCCGACGGAATCTGGGCTCTGCTCTCGCCGTTAATCATTCTCGGAGGAATCTTCAGCGGACTGTTCACAGTAGCTCAGGCGGCGGTTGTCAGTGTAGTTTACGGAGCAATAGTCAGCGTTATGATCTACAAGACTCTGACGTGGAAGCAGTGCATTGACACGATAAAAGAGGGCCTAGAAGTTGCTGTGCCTCTGCTTGTTGTGCTGTTTGCAGCTAACATCCTGAGCTCCTGCCTCGAGGCTCTGAATGCCGCTACAGTTATTGCGGGCTTAATCGAGAAATCGGGTGCGGGTGCACAGCTCGTAACGTTCATGATAATGATGGCATTGTTCGTGCTGGGGATGTTCATGGACTCGGGGACTGCTTGCTATATGCTCGTTCCGATAGTCCTGCCTGTGGCGTTCAAGCTCGGGGTTGAGCCGTATCATCTTCTCGTCGGAATGGTCGGCATACAGAGCATCGGCCTCGTAACTCCTCCTGTAGGGCTTGCGCTGTTCACGATGCTTCCTATCTCGAAGCTGTCGGTAGGCGAGATCAGCAGGAAGCTGTGGGTGCCGTTGATACTGTTTATCCTGATGTGCTTTGCGTTCACGATGTTCCCGGCTCTGACGGCGTGGATAAGCTAG